A window of the candidate division KSB1 bacterium genome harbors these coding sequences:
- a CDS encoding polysaccharide export protein, whose protein sequence is MRRLWFLRCGLPAWGLMLVLLVGCAVRPRVAPEASAEPRPAGDVYVAKPQPPAPEQEREYRLGYGDVLEIKFFNNEEFNTEVTVRPDGRITLQRIGDIRVTDMTPMELARLISQKYAEILLEPEVTVTVKQFGGNTVYVLGEVRNPGSYVVQRNMTLLRAIATAGGPTNEANLSSVMLIRMLDEKRVSATRSDLTQALARKDPRPDLEVRPYDIVYVPKTFIGNIRTFMTQVYDTVIPPLDLYARSVFWSRAWK, encoded by the coding sequence ATGAGGAGACTCTGGTTCTTGCGCTGCGGGTTGCCAGCGTGGGGGCTGATGTTGGTGTTGCTGGTCGGATGTGCAGTCAGGCCGCGTGTAGCTCCCGAGGCGTCCGCTGAACCGCGACCTGCGGGCGACGTTTATGTGGCCAAACCCCAGCCCCCTGCGCCCGAGCAGGAGAGGGAATACCGCCTCGGCTACGGCGACGTCCTCGAGATCAAGTTTTTCAACAACGAGGAATTCAATACGGAAGTGACCGTCAGGCCTGACGGGCGCATCACCCTCCAGCGCATCGGCGATATTCGGGTCACAGACATGACCCCCATGGAGCTGGCGCGCCTGATAAGCCAGAAGTACGCGGAGATTCTCTTGGAGCCTGAGGTTACAGTGACCGTCAAACAGTTCGGCGGCAACACTGTGTACGTGCTCGGCGAAGTGCGCAACCCGGGCAGTTATGTGGTGCAGCGCAACATGACCCTGTTGCGCGCTATCGCCACCGCGGGTGGACCGACCAACGAAGCCAATTTGAGCAGCGTGATGTTGATTCGCATGCTGGACGAAAAGCGCGTCTCGGCTACCCGCTCCGACCTTACTCAGGCCCTTGCGCGCAAGGATCCGCGCCCTGACCTCGAAGTCAGGCCGTATGACATCGTCTACGTGCCAAAGACCTTTATCGGCAACATCCGCACCTTCATGACGCAGGTCTATGACACGGTGATCCCGCCGCTGGATTTGTACGCTCGCTCGGTGTTCTGGTCGCGGGCATGGAAGTGA
- a CDS encoding GumC family protein, with protein sequence METRASDRSVSLRRVLRVLCKRKKMMLLLFASTVTTMAVGVLVMRPVYHATSTIMVDWEKDAEKTLIIELNWWLRRSNYDQIAAEMQILKSRPIAERVVKVLGLANPAGTAADSARFAQVVAAVQKGLKVEQTKETNLLQVTYADSDPKRAALIANCIVEQYARHRAELAKDLRTYAFFDEQIKMAAAKLDELERREADFKRREGMVVLEGEAEILYKKLADFDQALTEVRTKRIGKESKLRVFREGLAGNGAVVIPSTETSDSPSREEYLSRLKAELLSLELERNRLRQRYTASHPQLVAAERQVALVQEKLRQELREIIAEEETNLRALRAEEASLEAKIAEVQGQLKRFAVNAYELSRISRGIKETQELYSILLKQREEARLAASRQDQLVQVKVVSPAVPPHAPARPNRPLYLLVSLLLGGVVAVGSAFFAESLDRSIDSVEDVRRDLGFPVLASLAESEFLLLGSSNPGKRIGGAHPMAEQPVGTNGTRG encoded by the coding sequence ATGGAAACGCGTGCAAGCGATCGCTCGGTGTCGCTGCGTAGAGTGCTGAGGGTGCTGTGCAAACGCAAGAAGATGATGCTGCTCCTCTTCGCTTCCACCGTGACCACCATGGCGGTGGGCGTGCTGGTCATGCGCCCTGTGTATCATGCCACCTCGACGATCATGGTGGACTGGGAGAAGGACGCAGAGAAGACGCTCATCATCGAGCTCAATTGGTGGTTGCGGCGCTCCAACTACGACCAGATTGCGGCAGAGATGCAGATTCTGAAAAGCCGGCCCATCGCAGAGCGCGTGGTGAAGGTCCTCGGTTTGGCAAATCCCGCCGGCACTGCCGCCGATAGCGCACGCTTTGCGCAGGTGGTCGCCGCGGTGCAAAAGGGGCTCAAGGTGGAGCAGACCAAGGAGACCAACCTCTTGCAGGTCACCTATGCAGACAGCGATCCCAAACGAGCTGCCCTCATCGCCAACTGCATCGTGGAGCAGTACGCTCGGCACCGCGCAGAGCTGGCCAAAGATCTGCGTACCTACGCCTTCTTTGACGAGCAGATCAAAATGGCGGCAGCGAAGCTGGATGAGCTGGAGCGCCGCGAGGCGGACTTTAAGCGCCGTGAGGGGATGGTCGTGCTGGAAGGCGAAGCGGAAATCCTTTACAAGAAGCTGGCCGACTTTGACCAGGCCCTCACTGAGGTCCGCACCAAGCGCATCGGCAAGGAGTCAAAACTCCGCGTGTTCCGCGAGGGTCTGGCGGGCAACGGCGCAGTCGTCATCCCCAGCACCGAGACCAGCGATAGCCCAAGCCGTGAGGAATACCTCTCTCGGCTGAAAGCTGAGCTGCTGAGCCTGGAGCTGGAGCGGAACCGTCTCCGTCAGCGCTATACGGCCAGTCATCCCCAGCTGGTGGCTGCGGAGAGACAGGTGGCGCTGGTGCAGGAGAAGCTGCGCCAGGAATTGAGGGAGATTATCGCCGAGGAAGAGACTAACCTGCGGGCTTTGCGTGCGGAGGAGGCATCGCTTGAGGCCAAAATTGCCGAAGTGCAGGGACAGCTCAAGCGCTTCGCCGTGAATGCGTACGAGCTGAGTCGCATCTCGCGAGGCATCAAGGAGACGCAGGAACTCTACTCCATTCTGCTCAAGCAGCGGGAGGAGGCGCGACTTGCTGCCTCGCGCCAGGATCAGTTGGTTCAGGTTAAAGTGGTCAGCCCGGCGGTGCCGCCTCATGCGCCTGCTCGCCCCAACCGCCCGCTCTACCTCCTCGTGAGCCTACTGCTGGGCGGTGTGGTAGCAGTGGGGTCTGCTTTCTTTGCCGAATCCCTGGACCGGTCCATTGACAGTGTCGAAGACGTACGTCGCGACTTGGGTTTCCCAGTGTTGGCTTCTCTGGCAGAGAGTGAATTCCTCCTCCTCGGAAGCAGCAACCCTGGGAAGCGGATAGGAGGAGCTCACCCCATGGCAGAGCAACCCGTGGGGACCAATGGCACTCGGGGGTGA
- a CDS encoding helix-turn-helix transcriptional regulator produces the protein MDEKKKSRVEVGMGGVPLDGRVLPRPKRPMVRARNLLKVKRWEAGLKQYELAYLLGCSAPYLSMVENNRVEPTEEFKRRAASIFELPVSELFPRDEEE, from the coding sequence ATGGACGAGAAGAAGAAGTCAAGGGTTGAGGTTGGGATGGGAGGTGTTCCGCTTGACGGGCGCGTGCTGCCGCGTCCAAAGCGCCCCATGGTCCGCGCAAGGAATTTGCTCAAGGTGAAGCGTTGGGAAGCTGGCCTCAAACAGTACGAGCTGGCCTATCTCCTGGGGTGCAGCGCCCCCTATCTTTCGATGGTGGAGAACAATCGCGTGGAACCCACTGAGGAGTTCAAACGGCGGGCAGCCAGCATCTTTGAGTTACCCGTCTCTGAACTCTTCCCAAGAGATGAAGAGGAATGA
- a CDS encoding AAA family ATPase produces MYTEHFGLKEIPFDVNPDPRFLFPSSDHQEALTRMMYGVKMRKGLIVVIGEAGTGKTTLLHTLLHHLGEQAVSAWVFNTTLEAEDLLRYVCRDYGVQVRCENRAEMLLDLYQFLIRNFECKRNALLIVDEAQNLSAKTLEEIRLLTNLETSNTKLVQILLVGQPPLEDTLRLPELRQFRQRVTVRCRLRPLSPNQVGDYIVHRLRVAGARAPQRLFTPDAVAEVYRLSTGIPRLINCICDNALLHAFIMDRTYVDASLLRRLEREGFLSGEDTAGAVPRVVEIHQRKDTYPFQGIDVGALAGSASIVHRLA; encoded by the coding sequence ATGTACACCGAACACTTTGGCTTGAAAGAGATACCTTTTGACGTGAATCCGGACCCGCGATTCCTTTTCCCCAGTTCGGATCACCAGGAGGCGCTGACGCGCATGATGTACGGGGTCAAGATGCGCAAAGGACTCATCGTTGTGATCGGAGAGGCGGGGACCGGCAAGACCACCCTGTTGCACACGCTCCTGCATCACCTGGGCGAGCAGGCCGTCAGCGCATGGGTATTCAACACCACCCTGGAAGCGGAAGATCTGCTCCGCTACGTGTGCCGCGATTACGGTGTGCAGGTTAGGTGCGAGAACCGGGCCGAGATGCTCCTGGACCTCTATCAATTTCTCATCCGGAATTTTGAGTGCAAGCGCAATGCATTGCTGATTGTGGACGAAGCACAGAACCTGAGCGCAAAGACCTTGGAGGAGATAAGGCTCCTCACGAACCTGGAGACTTCCAACACCAAGTTGGTGCAGATTCTTCTTGTGGGGCAGCCGCCTCTTGAGGACACTCTGCGCCTTCCGGAACTGCGCCAGTTCCGACAGAGAGTGACGGTGCGCTGCCGACTCCGACCACTGTCACCCAACCAAGTGGGCGACTACATCGTGCACCGACTCAGGGTGGCTGGCGCGAGGGCGCCGCAGCGCCTGTTCACCCCAGACGCGGTGGCGGAGGTGTACCGACTTTCAACGGGCATTCCGCGGCTCATCAACTGCATTTGCGACAATGCATTGCTGCATGCTTTTATCATGGATAGGACCTACGTTGATGCCAGCTTGTTGCGGCGGTTGGAGCGTGAGGGGTTCCTTAGTGGAGAGGACACAGCCGGTGCGGTGCCCCGTGTGGTCGAGATCCACCAAAGGAAGGATACATATCCGTTTCAGGGCATAGACGTGGGGGCACTGGCCGGTTCCGCGAGCATTGTGCATCGGCTGGCCTAA
- a CDS encoding CpsD/CapB family tyrosine-protein kinase, which produces MSVIRDILEEAQASERVDPIEYRQTVQSAPAAKVELDVPPGLAAEVRALRENIELLGGLQRVYAVGVTACCPGAGATTVASLLALSMAGGYVNHNGNGNGGSEQPGTQPKGDFLGKGIMLVDANVAMPGIARMLRLAPTPGLTEVLSGTVAWPKAVRLVNEGRLKVIPAGTPSAMGPELVTSARMHRLLDEFRDRFSRVVVDLPPAVSSVDALRVGQWLDGVVLVVWAGHTRTEVAREVIERLMAAKVRVLGVVLNRKKGTSIGSRF; this is translated from the coding sequence ATGAGTGTGATAAGAGACATCCTGGAGGAGGCACAGGCGTCCGAGCGGGTGGACCCCATCGAGTACCGGCAGACCGTGCAGAGCGCCCCAGCAGCAAAAGTGGAATTAGATGTGCCCCCGGGCTTGGCGGCGGAGGTACGCGCCCTGCGCGAAAACATCGAGCTCCTCGGCGGGCTGCAGAGGGTCTATGCCGTTGGGGTAACTGCCTGCTGTCCAGGTGCTGGGGCCACTACGGTTGCCTCGCTCCTGGCACTCTCAATGGCTGGTGGGTACGTGAATCACAACGGCAATGGGAACGGGGGGAGCGAACAGCCCGGCACCCAGCCAAAGGGGGATTTCCTTGGCAAAGGCATTATGCTGGTGGATGCCAACGTGGCGATGCCGGGGATTGCCCGCATGCTCCGGCTGGCTCCCACGCCTGGCCTCACGGAGGTACTCTCCGGGACTGTTGCCTGGCCTAAGGCGGTTCGCTTGGTCAATGAGGGCCGGCTAAAGGTCATCCCTGCCGGCACCCCTTCGGCGATGGGTCCGGAGTTGGTGACGAGTGCCCGCATGCATCGTCTGCTCGACGAGTTTCGTGATCGGTTCAGTCGGGTAGTGGTGGACCTGCCACCAGCAGTGTCCAGCGTGGATGCGCTGCGCGTTGGGCAATGGCTCGATGGTGTGGTGCTAGTTGTGTGGGCCGGGCATACGCGCACCGAGGTGGCACGCGAAGTTATCGAACGCTTGATGGCAGCAAAGGTGCGTGTGCTGGGCGTCGTCCTTAATCGGAAGAAGGGCACGTCCATAGGAAGTCGCTTCTAA
- a CDS encoding O-antigen ligase family protein produces the protein MALAGGAAIGGLGLLALGLEPKWAMFATIGLMLPFVGALTGNLRRFLLALMVFSVPLNADVHLLYHPEAAGTRGLVIAFPDICLVVLVAAWLIELASGLRQERVRLFPRVTVPYAALLCLGALSAVWAPKPLLTLLDIWQMSKILVLFLYLVNTVRDREEVQFVLGVLLLGAALQGVIVLLQNATGLSLGFFGQQTKAEFFHPEEDVSLVRRPGGTVGHANTLGRYFVLLLPTGIFLSLNSEKRRTFYLLTTGMGLLGMVLTLSRSAWVGLAFALMVGWVAKRRRRGEGSERRGKGWAVVLLLAIVVAFGPTIYRRMVSPDFGATMSRLTTAEVALRVIRDHPLLGVGLNNYKEALDTYFDPSDPFTRVAPVHNLYLLFAGELGLVGLGLFLWLMAALLNGMRMGLRAKDQLHWASAVGLFSGLAAMLVMATSDYAYKQSLALMSTMWIVAALGLTLATLQEQEAAMEQAAEREPEPLPSCISRQLIALAHRQ, from the coding sequence ATGGCGCTCGCAGGGGGCGCCGCCATAGGGGGGCTCGGACTCCTGGCCTTGGGCCTGGAGCCGAAGTGGGCAATGTTCGCCACGATCGGGCTCATGTTGCCCTTTGTCGGGGCGCTCACCGGCAATCTGCGGCGCTTCTTGTTGGCCTTGATGGTGTTTAGTGTTCCGCTGAACGCGGATGTGCACCTCCTTTACCACCCAGAGGCGGCCGGCACACGGGGCTTGGTCATCGCATTTCCCGACATCTGTCTGGTGGTGCTCGTCGCCGCCTGGCTGATTGAGTTGGCGAGCGGTCTGCGACAAGAGCGAGTACGCCTGTTTCCGAGGGTGACGGTCCCCTACGCGGCGCTGCTCTGCTTGGGCGCGCTGTCAGCGGTGTGGGCACCGAAACCCCTCCTCACGCTCTTGGATATCTGGCAGATGTCGAAGATCCTTGTTTTGTTCCTGTACCTGGTGAACACCGTGCGTGACCGCGAGGAGGTGCAGTTCGTGCTGGGGGTGCTCCTGCTGGGCGCAGCACTGCAGGGAGTGATTGTCTTACTACAAAACGCAACGGGCTTGAGCTTGGGGTTCTTTGGCCAACAGACCAAAGCGGAGTTCTTCCACCCTGAAGAGGATGTGTCGCTGGTGCGCAGGCCTGGAGGGACAGTGGGCCACGCCAATACCCTCGGTCGCTACTTTGTGCTGCTCCTTCCCACTGGCATTTTCCTGTCACTGAACAGCGAAAAGCGGCGCACCTTCTACTTGTTGACGACGGGAATGGGGCTCTTGGGGATGGTATTGACTTTGTCACGGAGCGCATGGGTTGGGTTAGCTTTCGCCCTCATGGTCGGGTGGGTGGCCAAGCGCCGTCGCCGAGGGGAGGGATCCGAGAGGCGCGGGAAAGGTTGGGCTGTGGTATTGCTTTTGGCAATTGTGGTGGCCTTCGGGCCCACGATCTACAGGCGGATGGTGTCGCCTGACTTTGGTGCTACCATGTCGCGTCTTACCACAGCAGAGGTGGCTTTGCGCGTGATCCGTGATCACCCGCTGCTGGGCGTGGGCCTGAACAACTACAAGGAGGCGCTGGATACTTACTTTGATCCGAGCGACCCTTTCACCCGAGTGGCACCGGTGCACAACCTGTATCTACTGTTCGCAGGGGAGCTCGGGCTTGTGGGGCTGGGCCTCTTTCTCTGGCTCATGGCCGCCTTGCTGAATGGGATGCGAATGGGGCTGCGGGCTAAGGACCAGCTCCACTGGGCCTCCGCCGTCGGCCTCTTTTCGGGATTGGCGGCCATGCTGGTAATGGCCACTAGCGACTATGCGTACAAGCAGTCGCTGGCACTCATGAGCACTATGTGGATTGTAGCAGCCTTGGGGCTGACCCTGGCGACACTGCAAGAACAGGAGGCCGCAATGGAGCAGGCCGCAGAACGCGAACCAGAGCCGCTTCCTTCTTGCATCAGCCGACAGCTCATAGCATTAGCTCACAGGCAATAG
- a CDS encoding flippase — protein MNTLQRIAQNTIARSVAEILNRAGSAIFWVLVTRAHGAKGLGILALSTSLTGVFSMLATLGLGSLVIREVSKDERMSGQLLVAGLVLGTAGALLATVAMMGFVSIMGYEREASRACYLMSLSLVPMSLFYWLRAVLCGLQEMHFPTFGRAIENLVKVGVGVVLISHGATIMTLVGLVVFSRFAGALALAWATFTRERLTDVRFNWSLIKRLVSETPVFFGSTLFNSMFWSVPIMLLPKLSTVEAAGLYSAAYKVVDLLLLLSSAFALAIFPVMARMSRLSERLFRDVCLKSLKLVLFFSLALAAGGTVLADRIVVLLYGRDMVIAAPGLQVLIWSLLSAGVTQIAAYALIVRNQQKLDMIGNGVAFATILALSLLLIPRAGVAGGVLAALLATVVFAIVELYFVDRTLFWLPLGASAIKPFLAALAMVMVVFFCHNVSLTLQVIAGGLVYVVLLVLTGAITQGDRELLRQLRTI, from the coding sequence ATGAACACATTGCAACGCATCGCACAAAACACCATTGCGCGGTCGGTCGCGGAGATTCTCAATCGCGCCGGGTCGGCCATCTTCTGGGTTTTAGTCACAAGAGCACACGGGGCCAAGGGGCTAGGGATACTAGCCTTGTCTACCTCCCTGACCGGTGTCTTTTCCATGTTGGCCACCCTGGGATTAGGGAGTTTGGTGATCAGGGAGGTGTCCAAGGACGAACGCATGAGCGGCCAGCTCTTGGTCGCAGGCCTTGTGCTGGGCACCGCCGGGGCCCTCCTTGCGACGGTCGCAATGATGGGATTTGTCAGCATCATGGGATATGAGCGGGAGGCGAGCAGGGCCTGCTATCTCATGAGCCTGTCTCTGGTGCCTATGTCTCTGTTCTACTGGCTGCGGGCGGTGTTGTGCGGATTGCAGGAAATGCATTTCCCCACGTTTGGGCGTGCCATCGAAAATCTGGTGAAGGTTGGAGTAGGCGTGGTGTTGATCTCGCACGGGGCAACGATCATGACGCTGGTGGGATTGGTCGTGTTCAGCCGCTTTGCGGGAGCTTTGGCCTTGGCCTGGGCCACCTTTACCAGGGAGCGCCTCACCGATGTGCGTTTCAATTGGAGCCTGATCAAGAGGTTGGTCAGTGAGACGCCTGTGTTCTTTGGCAGCACCTTGTTTAACAGCATGTTCTGGTCTGTGCCGATCATGCTCCTGCCGAAGCTGAGCACCGTGGAGGCGGCTGGCCTGTACAGTGCCGCGTACAAAGTAGTCGATCTCCTGTTGTTGCTTTCTTCGGCGTTTGCCCTGGCCATATTTCCCGTGATGGCCAGGATGTCCCGCCTCTCCGAGCGGCTCTTCCGGGACGTGTGCCTCAAGTCCCTGAAGCTCGTCCTTTTCTTCAGCCTGGCCCTGGCCGCTGGTGGGACCGTGCTGGCCGATAGGATAGTGGTTCTTCTGTATGGGAGAGACATGGTAATCGCCGCCCCGGGTTTGCAGGTCTTGATCTGGAGTCTTCTCTCCGCGGGGGTGACGCAGATTGCCGCCTATGCCTTAATTGTGCGCAATCAGCAAAAGTTGGACATGATCGGAAATGGAGTGGCCTTTGCAACTATTCTGGCGCTCAGTCTCCTGTTGATTCCGCGTGCCGGGGTTGCGGGTGGAGTGCTAGCCGCACTGCTCGCCACTGTTGTGTTTGCGATAGTAGAACTCTACTTCGTAGACCGCACGTTGTTTTGGCTGCCGCTGGGCGCCTCGGCGATCAAGCCCTTCCTTGCTGCACTGGCCATGGTGATGGTGGTGTTCTTTTGCCATAATGTGTCGTTGACTTTGCAAGTGATCGCAGGTGGGCTCGTCTACGTGGTGTTGCTGGTCCTGACGGGGGCCATCACACAAGGAGACCGGGAGCTGCTCCGGCAGTTGCGAACAATTTGA
- a CDS encoding glycosyltransferase family 2 protein, which translates to MADYPDISVVIPTFNQARTLGRVLRGFLAQHVPNVALEVVVVDDGSTDETEEVVAMVMGSGCAPLTYIRQENKGAAAARNVGITHARAPVILLCDGDVIPAPGMVEAHAWFHRQHPCLTHLALGRVEMAAELAHPGQVRQFETKLPFTGEKCVQIPWHFARGSNFSAKKEFLMLAGGFDPKMHSAAEDTELAFRLQKRGARLFFVPLAVGIHYHPMADEVSYLSKARTYGVSLAYWYGKDPDARAFITSHYGLQTSQTGWRRTVRHFLHGLVFNSSSEAAWMRLARWAATHWYGAADWMRRQVYRACYRRAFCEEMENAPRVRNMSEPAGSWASVVRIVSNPAMRCLCRVRT; encoded by the coding sequence ATGGCGGACTATCCTGACATTTCGGTGGTTATCCCCACTTTCAACCAAGCGCGGACGCTGGGGCGCGTGCTGAGAGGGTTCCTGGCGCAGCACGTGCCGAACGTGGCGCTGGAGGTGGTGGTGGTGGATGACGGCTCGACGGATGAGACCGAAGAAGTCGTTGCTATGGTGATGGGCTCTGGCTGTGCACCGCTTACCTACATTCGTCAGGAAAACAAGGGCGCGGCGGCAGCGCGCAATGTGGGCATCACGCACGCGCGGGCGCCGGTCATTCTGTTGTGCGACGGCGACGTCATTCCAGCGCCAGGCATGGTAGAGGCGCACGCCTGGTTCCATCGCCAGCACCCGTGCCTAACGCACTTGGCACTTGGGCGCGTCGAGATGGCCGCGGAGCTGGCCCATCCGGGACAAGTCCGCCAGTTTGAGACAAAACTGCCCTTCACTGGGGAAAAATGCGTGCAGATCCCGTGGCATTTTGCCCGCGGGAGCAACTTCTCGGCGAAAAAGGAATTCCTGATGTTGGCAGGTGGATTCGATCCCAAGATGCATTCGGCCGCTGAGGATACGGAGTTGGCTTTCCGACTTCAGAAGCGAGGGGCGCGCCTCTTCTTTGTGCCCTTGGCAGTGGGGATTCACTACCACCCAATGGCCGACGAGGTGAGTTACCTGTCCAAAGCACGCACTTACGGTGTGTCGCTTGCCTACTGGTATGGCAAGGATCCGGACGCGCGCGCTTTCATCACCAGCCATTATGGATTGCAAACGTCGCAGACAGGATGGCGCCGGACCGTGCGCCACTTTCTGCACGGCCTTGTGTTCAACAGCAGTTCCGAAGCCGCGTGGATGCGCCTTGCGCGGTGGGCTGCCACTCACTGGTACGGCGCAGCAGACTGGATGCGGCGACAGGTATACAGGGCGTGTTATCGGCGGGCGTTCTGCGAGGAAATGGAGAATGCACCCCGAGTTCGCAACATGAGCGAGCCGGCCGGAAGCTGGGCCTCGGTGGTGCGGATAGTGAGCAATCCTGCAATGAGGTGCCTATGTCGGGTGCGGACGTGA
- a CDS encoding glycosyltransferase family 4 protein — protein MSGADVRGKADGAPRVVMVNWVYSPEHGGGARQCQLLVRQLLQRGVQVEVIARTRTRALLGTSIVDGVVVRRVPDENGRPGSRVRTAMALMAELYRCAWAEIVHTHGFMPEVAVAARTMGKRLVQKVTLVGLDDATSLQRRRLGSFALRLAKTADAVVGPSQAAIVQSLAAGVPAQKLWAIPNGVDLRRFRPASIREKKELRQALHLDAGAFLVAFVGSSERRKGLDLAMSAVAMARKKGLRSAQLVVLGPKPSDASQPGFGEHARTDLHGEAFHRAVHFVGLTADVPEYLRAADLFVLPSRAEGQPNALLEAMACGLPCVARRLDGVTDELLLNGRRGRLVDGDEAEDFARALLELAESPQTRKTLGAEARAYVERHHDIGRVADAYCALYGTLLRR, from the coding sequence ATGTCGGGTGCGGACGTGAGAGGAAAAGCTGATGGTGCACCGCGGGTGGTGATGGTGAACTGGGTCTATAGTCCCGAGCACGGCGGTGGCGCGAGGCAGTGCCAGCTGTTGGTCCGCCAGCTGCTCCAGCGAGGCGTCCAAGTGGAGGTGATTGCCCGCACAAGGACCCGCGCGTTGCTGGGCACCTCGATCGTGGACGGCGTCGTGGTGCGGCGCGTGCCTGATGAGAACGGCCGACCCGGCTCCCGGGTGCGCACGGCGATGGCCCTGATGGCAGAGCTTTATCGCTGCGCATGGGCCGAAATCGTACACACCCACGGCTTCATGCCCGAGGTGGCCGTTGCCGCGCGCACCATGGGCAAACGCCTCGTGCAGAAGGTTACCTTGGTAGGGCTTGACGACGCCACCTCTTTGCAAAGACGGCGATTAGGTAGCTTCGCCCTACGTCTTGCCAAAACCGCAGACGCGGTGGTGGGGCCGTCCCAGGCTGCCATTGTGCAGTCGTTAGCCGCAGGTGTGCCCGCCCAGAAGCTGTGGGCCATACCCAACGGTGTTGACCTCCGCCGTTTTCGACCAGCGTCTATCAGGGAAAAGAAGGAACTCCGCCAGGCGCTCCACTTGGATGCAGGAGCTTTCCTGGTTGCGTTTGTGGGCTCCTCGGAACGCCGTAAGGGCCTTGATCTGGCAATGAGCGCGGTGGCAATGGCGCGCAAAAAGGGTCTACGGTCGGCACAGTTGGTGGTACTGGGCCCAAAGCCATCCGATGCTTCGCAACCAGGATTCGGTGAGCACGCGAGGACGGACTTGCACGGAGAAGCCTTCCATCGAGCCGTCCACTTTGTTGGGCTTACCGCCGATGTCCCCGAGTACCTGCGCGCGGCCGACCTCTTTGTGCTCCCCAGTCGGGCCGAGGGTCAACCAAACGCACTTCTGGAAGCCATGGCTTGTGGCCTCCCCTGTGTGGCGCGGAGGCTCGACGGCGTGACGGACGAGCTGCTCCTCAATGGCAGGCGGGGCCGGCTCGTCGACGGGGATGAGGCAGAGGACTTTGCGCGTGCGCTGCTGGAGCTTGCGGAATCGCCGCAAACCCGCAAGACACTCGGCGCCGAAGCGCGGGCCTACGTGGAGAGGCATCACGACATAGGCCGGGTTGCTGACGCGTACTGCGCCCTCTATGGGACTTTGCTGAGGCGATGA
- a CDS encoding glycosyltransferase family 39 protein, which yields MMSRFADKVVRDWWPKRWFYLGQPAAIFAVALVLRVGYVLMMDDLYPLDPGDQMAYDRIAREWIAGGTFMPGSSYRPPGYPAFVALVYWVFGPHRVVVELVQAFLGAITALLTAKLAAGLFQRRVGSFAGWIVAVLPVLIHFTGQLMAETLFTALLMALLLVQARGAESRGPSMLVTGLLTAVGALLRPNVLLLPLALAAWWKVGCGWPMRKVVSSTGLCFAVVFLCILPWSLRNLKVHGTIVPISTNGGVNLWIGNNTNATGDWLKPADYWLPSGQTEAEVDRQYLHAALEHIVAHPGRTAFLAVRKFVIFWSPYPHPLDRVFFWGMAGFGLLGVAGTVRRRQSWFLLATLAYFTVVSCVFFANQRFHVPLLPVLGVYAGAGAEWLWVLLSRKLGK from the coding sequence ATGATGAGCCGGTTTGCCGACAAGGTGGTGCGAGACTGGTGGCCCAAGCGGTGGTTTTACCTGGGTCAGCCGGCCGCAATCTTTGCGGTAGCACTTGTGCTGCGGGTGGGTTACGTGCTTATGATGGACGACCTCTACCCGCTCGATCCGGGCGACCAGATGGCCTATGACCGCATCGCCCGAGAGTGGATCGCAGGTGGAACGTTCATGCCAGGTAGCTCCTACAGGCCTCCTGGCTACCCTGCCTTTGTGGCGCTGGTATACTGGGTCTTTGGTCCGCATCGGGTGGTGGTGGAACTGGTGCAGGCATTCTTGGGGGCCATCACCGCCTTATTGACGGCCAAACTGGCCGCTGGGTTGTTCCAGCGCAGGGTGGGATCCTTCGCGGGATGGATCGTGGCTGTGCTGCCGGTTCTCATCCACTTCACCGGGCAACTTATGGCGGAGACACTTTTCACCGCGCTGCTGATGGCGCTGCTCCTTGTCCAGGCACGGGGGGCGGAGAGCCGAGGACCTTCTATGCTGGTGACCGGGCTCCTGACGGCAGTAGGTGCTCTTCTTCGCCCCAACGTACTGCTATTGCCCTTAGCTCTTGCTGCATGGTGGAAAGTGGGATGCGGCTGGCCAATGAGAAAAGTGGTGAGCAGCACCGGACTCTGTTTTGCCGTTGTGTTCCTGTGCATTCTGCCTTGGTCGTTACGCAACCTCAAAGTGCACGGCACCATCGTGCCAATCTCCACCAACGGCGGAGTGAACTTGTGGATCGGTAACAACACCAATGCGACGGGTGACTGGCTCAAGCCGGCGGACTATTGGTTGCCCTCGGGGCAGACCGAGGCAGAGGTGGACCGGCAATATCTCCATGCTGCGCTGGAGCATATCGTAGCTCACCCGGGACGCACGGCGTTCCTGGCAGTGCGCAAGTTTGTCATCTTTTGGAGCCCATATCCCCATCCTCTTGACCGGGTCTTCTTTTGGGGTATGGCCGGATTCGGCTTACTTGGGGTCGCTGGGACCGTGCGGAGACGGCAATCGTGGTTCCTCCTCGCGACGCTGGCTTACTTCACGGTTGTGAGTTGCGTGTTTTTCGCCAACCAGCGATTCCACGTACCGTTGCTCCCCGTTCTAGGCGTTTATGCTGGGGCGGGTGCAGAGTGGCTCTGGGTTCTCCTCAGCAGGAAGCTTGGGAAGTAG